A single uncultured Methanolobus sp. DNA region contains:
- the purL gene encoding phosphoribosylformylglycinamidine synthase subunit PurL: MLPENDLQIITEKMGREPNLVEQGCFLNLWSEHCSYRSSAPLLKTFTTTGEKVIIGPGDDAAIVSFGNGWVLAIGMESHNHPSYVDPYNGAATGVGGIVRDIISMGARPIALMDPLYFGPLNNPKNLYLFEHIIEGIAGYGNCIGVPVVRGEAFFDESYSGNPLVNVVAVGLAREKDVVTACAQKAGNKLVLMGSTTGRDGLGGASFASRDLSEDSEAEDRPSIQIGDPFTEKLVIEATLEAIGKGYVKSCRDLGAAGLAGASSEMASKGNLGMRIIADNVILRESGMTAYEILIAESQERMLLEVEPENVDAVLDIAKKYDLNGSMIGELTKELNYTVEFQGEIAADIPVKLLTEGAPTFERPSTAPQPRDIGEKPELPADIKQAILNVLSSHNVASKRWIYRQYDHEVQVRTVTKPGDDAGILRIDGNEGIALSCGCNPRHTYLDPYAGGKGTVVENAMNLAVKGARGIAIVDCLNFGNPERPDIYWQFKHAILGLGDAARELSIPVVGGNVSLYNESGEFKTAIVPTPSIGLAGYIKDVAKAPAGVFSNRGDTIILVGSTSDELGGSEYYNVIGKKKVGKAPQVPENVNAVIDALISLAESEKLSASHDVSLGGIVVALAEMCEKTGAEVDLSGVAENLRTDDVLFSESYARALIATSEPDAVKEMLKGVPYTVIGTVGGNALSIQIGDLKAELTLDEIKEARESLMTLMME; encoded by the coding sequence ATGTTACCTGAAAATGACTTACAGATCATAACAGAGAAAATGGGAAGAGAACCTAATCTCGTAGAACAGGGATGCTTCCTTAACCTTTGGAGCGAGCACTGCTCATACCGCTCAAGCGCACCACTGCTTAAAACCTTCACAACCACCGGAGAAAAGGTTATAATCGGCCCTGGTGACGATGCAGCAATTGTCAGTTTTGGAAACGGATGGGTACTTGCAATAGGAATGGAAAGCCACAACCACCCCTCATACGTTGACCCATACAACGGCGCAGCAACCGGAGTTGGCGGAATTGTGCGTGACATCATTTCCATGGGAGCAAGACCAATCGCACTTATGGACCCGCTCTACTTCGGACCGCTTAACAATCCGAAGAACCTCTACCTTTTCGAGCACATCATCGAAGGAATCGCAGGATACGGAAACTGTATCGGTGTGCCGGTTGTTCGTGGAGAGGCATTCTTTGACGAATCATACAGCGGAAACCCTCTTGTAAATGTAGTTGCAGTGGGACTTGCACGTGAAAAGGACGTTGTGACCGCATGTGCCCAGAAAGCAGGTAACAAGCTTGTACTTATGGGTTCCACCACCGGAAGAGACGGACTTGGTGGAGCATCATTCGCATCAAGAGACCTTTCCGAAGATTCTGAAGCTGAAGACAGGCCAAGTATCCAGATAGGTGACCCGTTCACAGAGAAACTGGTTATAGAAGCAACACTTGAAGCCATTGGAAAAGGATACGTAAAATCATGCAGAGACCTTGGAGCAGCAGGACTTGCCGGTGCAAGTTCAGAGATGGCATCCAAGGGCAACCTTGGAATGAGGATCATTGCAGACAATGTTATTCTCCGTGAGAGCGGCATGACAGCATATGAGATCCTCATTGCGGAATCACAGGAACGTATGCTCCTTGAGGTCGAGCCTGAAAATGTTGATGCAGTACTTGATATCGCAAAGAAGTATGACCTTAACGGAAGTATGATCGGCGAGCTTACAAAGGAACTTAACTACACCGTAGAATTCCAGGGAGAGATTGCAGCGGACATTCCTGTAAAACTTCTGACCGAAGGTGCACCAACCTTTGAACGTCCTTCAACCGCTCCACAGCCACGTGATATCGGCGAAAAACCGGAACTTCCAGCAGATATAAAGCAGGCAATTCTCAACGTATTATCATCACACAACGTTGCATCAAAGAGATGGATATACAGACAGTACGACCATGAAGTTCAGGTCAGAACTGTTACAAAACCAGGCGATGATGCAGGTATTTTGAGGATAGACGGAAACGAGGGAATAGCACTTTCATGCGGATGCAACCCAAGACACACATACCTTGACCCATATGCAGGCGGAAAAGGAACTGTTGTTGAGAACGCAATGAACCTTGCAGTAAAAGGTGCACGTGGAATAGCAATAGTAGATTGTCTTAACTTCGGAAACCCTGAGAGACCTGATATTTACTGGCAGTTCAAGCACGCAATTCTCGGACTTGGAGATGCTGCAAGAGAACTTTCAATACCTGTTGTCGGTGGAAACGTTTCCCTTTACAATGAGAGTGGTGAATTTAAGACAGCAATCGTCCCAACACCATCCATCGGTCTTGCAGGTTACATCAAAGATGTAGCAAAAGCACCGGCAGGAGTGTTCTCAAATAGAGGTGACACAATCATCCTTGTTGGAAGCACATCCGATGAACTCGGAGGCTCTGAGTACTATAACGTAATAGGAAAGAAGAAGGTAGGAAAGGCCCCACAGGTTCCTGAAAACGTAAATGCTGTCATTGATGCGCTTATCAGCCTTGCAGAAAGTGAAAAACTCAGTGCATCACACGATGTTTCACTTGGTGGAATTGTAGTGGCACTTGCAGAGATGTGTGAGAAGACAGGTGCGGAAGTTGATCTTAGCGGTGTGGCAGAGAATTTAAGAACCGATGATGTCCTTTTCTCTGAATCATATGCAAGAGCACTTATCGCAACCTCTGAGCCGGATGCTGTAAAGGAAATGCTTAAAGGCGTACCTTACACAGTCATTGGTACTGTTGGCGGAAACGCACTGAGCATCCAGATAGGTGACTTAAAGGCAGAGTTAACCCTTGATGAGATAAAAGAGGCAAGAGAAAGCCTCATGACCTTGATGATGGAATAA
- a CDS encoding TRAM domain-containing protein, with the protein MFNNNDRESTAPVDVGETYEVTIEDIAREGDGIARIEGFVIFVPGTQVGDTVNIKITRVLRKFGFGEKEE; encoded by the coding sequence TTGTTTAATAACAATGACAGAGAATCAACAGCTCCTGTAGATGTTGGCGAGACCTATGAAGTAACAATTGAAGATATTGCAAGAGAAGGAGACGGCATCGCCAGGATCGAAGGCTTTGTTATCTTTGTGCCTGGTACCCAGGTCGGCGACACTGTAAATATCAAGATCACAAGAGTACTGCGCAAATTCGGATTTGGCGAAAAGGAAGAATAA